The genomic window TATTACTTTTCTATGGGTTGCCAAAAGGACAAAAATATTTTTTCTCCAACAAAATGGAATCAGTATAATTCCTGCAAGGGTAAATCTCATTCCAGCAAATGTAAGGGGTGCAGGCACATATTTAAAACCTATCTTAACCCATGCAAAAGCACTAGACCAAAGAAAACAAGCTAAAACCCCCATCATAATACCGTGGTGTTTTTTCAGAGTCAAAAGATATCACCTGTCCTTTTTTTTATTTTTCTCTCATTTTACATTAAGTTTATATCAAAAGATACCTTTTTCAAAAAATAAAAAAAAGAACCTGAACGGTTCAAATAATGGCGGGAGTGACGAGACTCGAACTCGCGACCCCCGGCGTGACAGGCCGGTGCTCTAACCAACTGAGCTACACCCCCATTAGGTATGTATCTTTAAAAAAATATGGTGGTCGCAACAGGACTTGAACCTGTGACCCCCTGCTTGTAAGGCAGGTGCTCTCCCAACTGAGCTATGCGACCTTTGGTGGTGCCCAGAGGCGGAATCGAACCACCGACACGGGGATTTTCAGTCCCCTGCTCTACCGACTGAGCTATCTGGGCATATGGCGGAGGATGAGAGACTCGAACTCTCATGGCTTTAACACCGCCGGTTTTCAAGACCGGTGCCTTACCAATTAGACTAATCCTCCATATTGGTACCCCGTAGGAGAATCGAACTCCTCTCTCCAGAGTGAAAATCTGGTGTCCTAACCGATGGACGAACGGGGCATGAGTGGTGGATCCAGCTGGAGTCGAACCAGCGACCACTCGGTTATGAGCCGAGTGCTCTAACCAACTGAGCTATGGATCCATAAATGGCGTGCCTGAAGAGATTCGAACTCCTGACCCACGCCTTAGAAGGGCGTTGCTCTATCCAGCTGAGCTACAGGCACATATTATGGTGCGTCACACAGGGATCGAACCTGTGACAACACGATTAAAAGTCGTGTGCTCTACCAACTGAGCTAGTGACGCATGGAGCGGGAAACGAGGGTCGAACTCGCGACATTCAGCTTGGAAGGCTGACGCTCTACCAACTGAGCTATTCCCGCATGTTTTGGTGGCGGGGGCAGGATTTGAACCTACGACCTTCGGGTTATGAGCCCGACGAGCTGCCAGACTGCTCTACCCCGCGCTATGGAATTTTTGTGGTGCCTGGGGCGGGAATCGAACCCGCACGACCTTAGAGGTCACAGGATTTTAAGTCCTGTGCGTCTACCAGTTCCGCCACCCAGGCGTTTATTTTTGTCCCTTGAGGACAGGAATAATAATATCATAAATACAAACTGTCGTCAACACTTTTTTTATTTTTCCAACAAAAATTTTTAAACTCACATATCTTGCAGTGATTTACCTCTTCTTTTTTGTAGCCTTCAAAATCAAACTCTTCAGTGTTTCCAATGGTTTCCATCAGGAAAGTTACGTTTTTTTCATGGAGGTCATCATCATATTTCACCACAAAATTTTCTTCAGGATATTCCGTCTGATAATAAATCATCTCAATATTTTTTATTTTCCGAATATTTTCAAAAACAGTTTTAAAATTTTCTTTTAATAGATAAAGATATATTTTTGTCTGAAGTGATTCCTCTATACTCTCCTTAGAAAGTCTTTTCCTGTTTGTTTTAAAGTCCACTATCTGCACTCTGCCGTTTGTTTTTAATATTATTAGGTCGTACCTTGCCATGAGTCTTATCTTTTGGGTTTTTACTCTTATCTCATACTCCGAAAAATATCTGCAGTTACCTTCTATGGGATAGACCTCTTTTAGTTTTTGAAATTTTTTTTGAAATTCTTCATCTTGAATATACTCACCCTCTATATCTATCCCCTTAAAGTATCTCTCTGCAATAAGATGAAATCTGCTTCCTTTTTCAAAACTCTCTTTTAGGCTATCATCATCAGAACCATAAAGTCCGTCAAAATACCTGTATCTAAATTTTAACGGACATTGCATAAATGTCCCTATTGAACTCTGGGTGTATAAAAAATTCTTATCCTTTCTTACGTCTCTCATATCTTTTCTGCCCCTCTTCTATCAGTCTGCTTATCTCCCTAAAATAAAATGTGTCAGAACCCTCGTTGCAGCTTATGACCAGGTATTCCTTTGCCCTTGTAATACCTACATAGAGCAGTCTTATGCTCTCTGATATCCTCTCACTTTTTCTTTTGAGGGTTATATTTTTGTACTCTTTGTTTATGAAGGTTTTTCTAAATTCCTCCTCTAGATAATCTCCCGGATAGACATATGGTTCCTTAAGATACTGCTGCCTCCCATAATCATTGTCTGAGAGATATACGGGAAAACTATCTGAGTTCACATTGAACAGCCAGACCATATCCCACTCCATGCCTTTGCTCTTGTGATAAGTTGTCAGAGTTATGTTATATTTTGGGGTTGGTATCTCCTCGGTTTCTGACTCCACAGCCTTTGCAAGATATGTGAACTCACTTCCTCTGCTTTTTTTCATCTCTAGGGAAAGGTCAAAGAGAGTCCATCTTGGATTCAGTTTGAATATCCTCTTTAGATCCAAAGATATTTTTTCTATGAGAAGAAGCTGGTCAGCCTCAAAAGAATAAATATCCCCTATAAACAGAAGAAGTTTCTCTAAGGAATTTTGTGGAAACTCCAAAAGCAGCTTAATTTTTTTTAGGTTTTTTTCAAAAATTTTCCACCAAGAGGCAGATATGAATTTTTCAGGTATGGTTAACTCATCCCTTCTGTAAAAAATCTTTTCCAGATCTATTCCTCTGAGGTAAGATATAAATTCATTAAATTCATCCTCCTCTATACTCTCCATAAGATGCCCTTGGATAAGAGTAACCAGCCTCCTGTTGTCAAATGGTTTAGAAAGAAAGGCCAAAAGGTCTCCCATAAACTCCAGGGTTTCCAGTAGGTTTTCCGATATATCTGCCAGCACCTGAAATTTCACCTGCTTTTTTTTAAGTACTCTCCCTGCCTTTTCTATCTGAAAATTTTTTGGAAAAAGTACAGCAGCCTTTTTATCTGGATATTTCTTTGAAAAGACCTCTATAAAGCTCCCCATCCTCTCTAGCTCTTTATCCTCTGTTTCCTCCATAAATGTTTTTATTCCGTAAGTCTCGACCTCTGGGTTGGCAGGAAAACTACCCTTATCCACCTCTCTTATCATCTGCTCTGCAAGTGCACCTCTGGCCTCTTTCAGAGGGTGCTCTCTCCTCACATAATCTACAAAAAAATTGGCCAAATCTATGATTTCCCGGCTGCTTCTCCCTGCTGTAAACATCTCTGCCTTGGGATTTGCCCTCAGGAAGCTTTTAAAGAGCTTGGGAGATGAGGAGGTAAAGGTAGAAAGGATGCTCTGATTCAGGTCTCCTACTTTTACCAGGTTTCCGTTGCTGATGAGTCTCAGTATCTTGTTCTGAAGGTAGTTGCTGTCTTGTGCTTCGTCCTCAAATATATATTTATACTTTTTTTTATAACTTTCACATAGATCTGTATCTTCACTTAGTATTTTGTGGCACAGATAGAGTAAATCATCGTAGTCTAAAAAACCCTCACGTTTACAGAGTCTGTCATACCGTAAATATACCTCTCCGGCTATTTTCAGAAGACTTCCCTTGGCATATTTTTTAGTTTCACTGTTCAGCTTTTCAGGAGAGATACTGAGATTTTTACACCTTGATATAAGTCTTAAAATTACCCGTATAAGCTCATCGTTCCACTTTTTATACGACTTTTCAGTTTTTTCAGGAGGATCTATAAAGTAATCTATCTCATTTAGATTATCTTTTTTATAGTCATTTATGGCCATAGATATGAGGTGGAACATATTTGCGTTGGTTATGGTCTTATATTCATTGGAGAGACCTATTTTATAGAGGTTATCCCTCAGAATTTCGTTAGTCAGCTTATGAATGGTCATGACCTGGAATCTTTTTTTTAGACCCGCCTCAGAACCTAGTATTTCATCTATCCTGTTTTTAAAATTTATAACAGATGAATTCATGTAGGTCAGTATCAAAATCTCCTCGTCTTTTTCTAAATCCTCCTCTATAAGTTTTGCAGCTAGATGGCTCAGTATAAAGGTCTTCCCTGCACCTGGCACGGCAGGTATCCCCAGTCTTCCCTCTCTATATTTCAGTATTTTTTTCTGCTCTTCTCTGAAATCTATATTCATAAAAAAACTCCCTTTTTTTACTAGATCATATTTAAATTATATTGAATATTCATACAATTGGCAACTTAATCTGAATCTTTAAATTTTTATAAAATTTTACATTTGATATGATTTCTGCTAATTTAGTATAGAGAGATATTTCGATTGATTGCAAAGGAAAATCATTGGTTTTGTTGTATTGATTATTTGATAAGACAAAATATATTTTAACAGGGGGAAAACATTATATGAAAAAAATAATTACTTTTATTTCACTTCTTTTTCTGATTTCACTATCTTCTTTTGCTCAGAAAAAACCCCTAGTTGTGGGTATGGAACTGGCCTATCCTCCCTTTGAGATGACTGATGAAAAAGGTAATCCAACGGGTATAAGCGTGGATATGGCAAAGGCTTTAGGAGAATATTTAGGAAGAGAAGTTATTATCGAAAACATGAGTTTCGGAGGTCTGATCCCGGCCCTCAAGACCAAAAAAGTAGATATCATTCTTTCATCTATGACCATAACAGAGCAGAGAAAAAAATCTATAAACTTCTCTGACCCATATGCAAAGTCATATTTGACTCTCCTTGTAAATAAAAAATCCCCAGTAAAAAGGCCTTCGGACCTCAACACCAGAGGAGTCAATATCGCAGTAAAAAAAGGTACTACAGCTCATGTCATTGCCACCCAGTACTTTCCAAAAGCAAATATTATGGTCTTTGAAAAGGAATCTGTATGTGTACTTGAAGTAACTCAGGGAAAGGCAGATGCCTTTATATATGACCCCCTCACTGTATTTAAAAACTGGAAAAAAAATCCTGACACTACAAGACCTATCTTTGACCAGTTCCAAAAAGATGTGGAATACTGGGGTGTAGGTTACAGGCACGGGGAGGAGGCCCTCGGAAAAGAGATCAACGGATTCATAAAAGAGTTTAAAGAAAACGGCGGATTTGACAAACTTGCTGAAAAGTATCTCACTGAACAGAAAAAAGCATTTGATGAAAAGGGACTTCCTTTCTTCTTTTAATACTTTAAATAAATCTATTGCAGAAAGGATTTCTTATGAAAAATACTCTGAAAAATTCTAAAAAACAATGTAAAGATAAAAAATTAAAAGTAAACTTAAAAAAAATATTTTTTAGGGAAAACAGAGATATAGAAGCTTCTAAAACTGTAGAAATAATAAATATATTAATTATACTTGCAGTTATTTTTGCTGTTTTTAACTATGCCTTCGGAAGACTCGAATACAACTATATGTGGAAAGAAACCATTGTAGACTACAGATATAAGTTCGTAAAAGGATTTTCTATAACTGTGGCCATATCGTTTTTTTCACTCTTCTGCAGCCTTATCATAGGTACACTGATGGCAATGGGGCAAAGGACGACTTTTCTGCCGGTATACTACTTCAGCAAATTTTATGTGGAGTTTATAAGGGGAACCCCTCTTATTGTTCAGATCTATCTTTTTTTCTATGTCGTAGGTACAGCCTTCAACATAGGTGACCGTTATATCATGGGTATACTCATTATGGCAAGTTTTTCTGGGGCATATGTGGCTGAGATAATAAGGTCTGGAATAGAGAGCATCGGAGCTAGTCAGCTAGAAACTGCCAAAGCTCTCGCATTCACACCTTTTCAGACCTATGTATACATAATCCTTCCACAGGTGATCAAGAGGATTACTCCACCATTGGCAGGTCAGTTTGCTTCCCTTATAAAAGATTCATCTCTGCTCTCTATTATAGCTGTAAATGAGTTTACAAAAAATGTCCAAGAGGTAGATTCACTCACATTTGCTCCTGTGGAAAATTATTTTATTCTTGCAGTTGGATACCTAATACTGACATACCCAATATCCCATTACTCCAAATTTCTAGAAAGGAAGTTCTCATATGAATCTTAACATAAAAAACCTCACAAAAGTATATGGGGAACAAACTGTTCTAGACAACCTCTGCCTGAATTTAAAAGATGTGCACTCTCTTGTGATAATAGGTCCTTCAGGAGGTGGTAAGTCTACTCTTCTGAGGATCCTAGCTGGGCTTGAGCCCCCTGAAAATGGAAGTATTAACATCAACAGCGAAACTGTTCCCTCAGAAGAGAAAGAGCTCAGAGATTACAGAAAAGGTGTGGGAGTCGTTTTTCAGGCTTTCAATCTTTTTCCACATCTTTCGGCCATTGAAAATATAACTCTTCCACTTGTAAAAGTGCATAAACTATCTGAAAAAGAAGCTAAAAATAGAGCTGTTGCATTATTTGAAAAGTTTCAGTTAGAGGAGCATCTCGAGAAAAAACCTTCGCAGCTTTCTGGTGGTCAGCAGCAGAGGGTTGCCATTATAAGAGCTATGGCTTTAGATGCCAAATTCTTGCTCTTAGACGAACCCACTTCGGCCCTAGACCCTGCACTGACATCAGAGGTTCTAGACACAATTCTCACCCTCAGACGAGAGAAAAAAGATCTTGTTTTAATCACCCACGAGATGGGCTTTGCCAAAAATGTGGCAGATCATATCATCTTTGTAGATCAGGGAAAAGTATTGGAACAGGGACTCCCTGAAGATATCCTCGTGAATCCTAAAACAGATGAACTTAAAGCTTTTTTAGGTAAAACTCTCAAATATTAAAAAGCAGACTTTTTGAAAAAGGCTGCTTTTTAATATTTCAATTATTTCAACGCTATACATGTTCTTGCACAAACTCATGCTCTATTTTTCTGATCTCTATCTGAAATCTTTCAAAAACCTCTCTTATCAGGTCTTCTGACCCCTTCAAAAAAGATTCTTTTTTATTTTTCGAAATTGATTTTATAAAGCACTCCACTTTAGATGCCTCAGACCTCCCAAAAGCCTCCCAGACACCCTCTATAACCTGAGGCTTGTGACTCCTAGTATATTTTGCACCGCGACCCTCCAAGTGCTCTATATAGCGTTTGTGCCACTCTCTGGCTATCCCTGTATAGAGAGAGCTATCCTGGCATCTTATTATGTATATGTGATATGGAACCTTTTTCCCCAACTTAACCACCTCTAACTCTATGATACATTTTCACTCTAAAAAAATCAAATCTGAAATTTATACAAAGGTTTTTTCACGTGGTTCAGGTATATTATTTTTAGTCTAATTTCAAAGGAGGGGTAGCATGCTTACTGAAATATATGACCCGCTGAAGGGTGAAATGTTCCAGGTTATGGACCAGACAGGGAAAATTGTAAATCAAGATTATATGCCTGAAATTTCCGACGAGCTCATCTTGAAGATGTACAGAACTATGATGCTCTCGAGGACTCAGGATGAAAAATCACTTCAGTATCAGAGACAGGGAAGAATGCTCACATTTGCACCGTCTATGGGACAGGAGGGGGTCCAGGTAGCAAGTGCAGCGGCAATAGAAAAAAAAGACTGGGTAGCTTCTGCATTTCGTGAAAATGCCACATGGCTTTGGCTGGGTCAGCCCATGGAAAACCTGTTTTTGTACTGGATCGGAAGTGAAGATGGAAGCAAAATGCCAGAAGGGGTTAACCTACTGCCTATAGCCGTTCCCATCGGAACCCAATGCAACCATGCAGTGGGGATAGGAATGTCCATAAAATACAGAAAACAAAATTCTGTTGTTTTGGCCTTTATCGGAGACGGTGGAAGTTCAGAGGGTGAATTTTACGAATCCATAAACTATGCCGGTGCCATGAATACACCGAATATATTTATCATACAGAACAACCAGTTTGCCATAAGCACTCCGAGAGCTCTTCAGACAAAGGCAAAGACCCTTGCACAGAAGGGAGTTGCAGCTGGCATACCTTGCATACAGGTAGACGGAAATGATATCTTTGCCGTTTATGCCGCTGTAAAGGAAGCTGTAGAAAAAGGAAGAAATGGAGAAGGACCTACCCTTATAGAGGCTGTCACATACAGGATAGGTCCACACACAACTGCAGATGACCCTACGATATACAGGACAGATGAGTATCATCAGGAGATGCTAAAAACTGACCCTCTCATCAGAACAAAAAATTATATGGTAGAAAAGGGTATCTGGAGTGAGGAAAAGGAGTCTGCCCTCAAAAAGGAGCTTGAAAATTTTGTAGAGGAAACCTTCAAAAAAATAGAGCAGACTCCAGAGACACCTCTAGAGGACATATTCAAATATACCTATGCCGAGATGACAGAAAATCTCAAGGACCAGTATGAAGAGTACAAGGAATTTCTCCAAAGGGGTGATAAATAATGGCAGTTTTAAATAATATCGAGGCGCTGAACCAGGCTCTGATGCAGATGATGGAAATCGACGATACAATAATCGTCTTCGGAGAGGACACAGGATTTGAGGGTGGAGTTTTCAGGGCTACAAAGGAGCTTCAGAAAAAGTTTGGAAAAGAAAGATGTTTTGATACCCCCCTTACCGAGGCCGGGATAGTTGGGTCAGGGATAGGTATGGCAGTCACAGGTCTAAAGCCCGTTGCCGAAATACAGTTTCAGGGCTTTGTATTCCCGGCAATGAACCAGATCATGATTCATGCTGCTAGGATGAGAAACAGAAGCCGTGGCAGGTTTACCGTGCCTATGGTCATAAGAATGCCCTACGGAGGGGCTGTAAGAGCCTTAGAGCATCACTCTGAGAGTATAGAGGCACTCTTTGCTCATATTCCCGGACTGAAAGTTGTAATACCATCAAATCCCTATGATACAAAGGGGCTCATGATTTCTGCCATAAAAGATCCTGACCCCGTTATATTTCTAGAACCCAAGAGACTCTACAGGGCTTTTAAACAGGATATTCCAGATGAGATCTATGAAGTTCCCATCGGAAAGGCGAGGGTCCTGCAGGAGGGAGAAGATATCACGGTGGTGGCATGGGGAGCTATGATTCCTGAATGTCAAAAAGCCATGGTTATACTAAAAGAAAGTAATATCAGTGTCGAGCTAATAGACCTTCGGACAGTCTCACCTATAGACAGGGAAACCATAGCCGAGTCTGTGAAAAAAACCGGTAGATTCCTGGTAGTTCATGAAGCTGTAAAATCCTTCGGGGCTGGGGCTGAGCTAATATCCATTGTCAATGAAAAGGCCTTCCTTAGCCTAGAAGCTCCCCCTAGCAGACTCACAGGCTTTGACGTCACAGTGCCTCTTGCCAAGGGAGAGCACCACTTTATAATAACCCCAGAAAAGATAAGAAATAAAGTTATGGAGCTCATTAACTTCTAAAGGAGGGATTCTATGTACCATTTTAAATTTGCAGATATAGGAGAGGGAATCCACGAGGGAAAACTCCTTGAATGGATGGTCAGCGAAGGTGATTCTGTAAAAAACGGAGATTCTCTTTTTCTTGTGGAAACCGACAAGGTCAATGCTGAAATTCCGTCTCCTGTAAAAGGTGTTGTCGCAAAGCTTATGGCTCAAGTTGGGGATATTATAAAAGTCGGAGATGTTATTGTAGATATAGAGGAAGAGGGCTCTTTACAAGAAGCCGAACCTCAGAAAAAAGAACTCGAAGAAAAACCCGGTAAACCTCTCGAAAAAGAGACAAAATCAGAAACTTTTGACACAGCAGAGAAAAAGAGTTCTAAAAAATCTCAAGAAAAAAAAGAAAAAACTGAGGAAAAAGGTTCTGGTGTGGTGGGGGAGATAACTGTATCTAACGACCTTATCCCTAGCTTCAGCGAAGGCAAGTCAGAAAAAACTGCCATTAGAAAAAAAGTCTTGGCTACTCCAGTGGCGAGAAAAATGGCAAAAGATATGGGAGTGGACATAAGCTTAGTAAAGGGAAGCGGTACAATGGGAAGAGTCATGAAGGAAGATATCAAAAGTTTTCATTCCCTAGAGTCATCTAAAAAAACAACAGTTCCAGACACTCCAGTTCAGGCTGCTCCTGAAAATGGTTCTATTGAAGAGGTGGAGCTTTCAGGAATAAGAAAAACTATATCAAGAGCTATGGCAAATTCAAAGCAGATTATTCCACACACCGTTCTCATGGACGAGTTTGATGTGAGTCCTCTTGTAGAGTTCAGGAAGGAATTCAAAGAGGAAGCCCTCCTTCAGGGGGTGAAACTTACGTACATGCCCTTTATTATAAAGGCTGTCACCATCTCTCTAAAAGAGTTTCCAATATTCAACTGCGTATATGACCATGAAAATGAAAAACTCCTACTGAAGAAATTTTACAATATAGGGGTGGCCACAGACACTCCTGAGGGGCTAATGGTACCTGTGGTCAAGGGAACAGACCATATTGGTTTACTAGAGTCGGCTAAGGAGATGAACAGGCTTATAGAAGCTGCTCGAAACAAAAAACTTACCCTTGATGATATACAGGGCGGGACTTTTTCAATCACAAATTACGGTGCCATCGGTTCCCTTTTCGGAACTCCCATAATAAAACACCCTCAGGTTGCCATTCTTGGAGTAGGTCGAATTAATAAAAAACCTGTTGTTTCTGAAAAGGGTAATATCGAAGTAAGATACATAATGCCAATATCTCTGGCCGTCGATCACAGAATAATAGACGGTGCAGATGCAGGTCGTTTTGCAGAAAGACTCAAGCAACTTCTTTCTAACCCAAAACTTCTTCTCATGAGTTAGGAGGTGTAAAATGGAGTATGATATCATCGTCATCGGAGGAGGACCCGGCGGTTATGTAGCCGCTATAAAAGCCGCTCAAATGGGTTCAAAAACAGCCATCATAGAGATGGGGAGTTTTGGAGGTGTTTGCCTCAACTGGGGCTGTATCCCTACAAAAACCCTCTTAAAAAGTGCAAAGATTTATCAATATATCCTACACTCTTCAAAATTCGGGATAGATATAGACAATATCTCCAAAGTCAGTATAAACTGGAAAAACATGCTTCAAAGAAAAAAGGACGTTGTGGAAAAACTTACCTCTGGAGTGGAATTTCTATTGAAAAATAATAAGATTGATATTTATCAGGGATTTGGAAAGGTCATTGATAAAAACAGTATAGAGGTCAACGGAAAGAAGCTGACCTGCAAAAATCTAATTCTTTCCACAGGATCCTCCCCAAATATACCGGACATCCCTGGAATAAAGGAGGGGTTAGATAGCGGTTTTGTCATAACCAGCAAAGAAGCACTAGAACTTCCTGAAATCCCAAAACAACTTGTGATTCTAGGGGGAGGGGTTATAGGGGTTGAGTTTGCCACCTTGTACAGTTCTCTCGGAACAAAGGTCACCATAGTACAAAATATGGATCGGATACTGGAGTTTATGGATCATGATGTGATAAACGAAATGGAGAGTATTCTTCTGAATTTAGGGGTTGATATTCTTTACAATACATCCATTGTCAAATTAAATGGAAGCACTATAACAGTAAAATCCAATGAAAATGAACAAAGTTTTACTGCAGACAAGCTGCTTATTTCAATAGGTAGATATGCAAATATGAAGGGGTTGGAAAACCTGAACTTGGAAACATACAGAAGGGGGGTCAAGACAAACGATAAGCAGGAAACAAATAT from uncultured Ilyobacter sp. includes these protein-coding regions:
- a CDS encoding PD-(D/E)XK nuclease family protein yields the protein MRDVRKDKNFLYTQSSIGTFMQCPLKFRYRYFDGLYGSDDDSLKESFEKGSRFHLIAERYFKGIDIEGEYIQDEEFQKKFQKLKEVYPIEGNCRYFSEYEIRVKTQKIRLMARYDLIILKTNGRVQIVDFKTNRKRLSKESIEESLQTKIYLYLLKENFKTVFENIRKIKNIEMIYYQTEYPEENFVVKYDDDLHEKNVTFLMETIGNTEEFDFEGYKKEEVNHCKICEFKNFCWKNKKSVDDSLYL
- a CDS encoding ATP-dependent helicase; the encoded protein is MNIDFREEQKKILKYREGRLGIPAVPGAGKTFILSHLAAKLIEEDLEKDEEILILTYMNSSVINFKNRIDEILGSEAGLKKRFQVMTIHKLTNEILRDNLYKIGLSNEYKTITNANMFHLISMAINDYKKDNLNEIDYFIDPPEKTEKSYKKWNDELIRVILRLISRCKNLSISPEKLNSETKKYAKGSLLKIAGEVYLRYDRLCKREGFLDYDDLLYLCHKILSEDTDLCESYKKKYKYIFEDEAQDSNYLQNKILRLISNGNLVKVGDLNQSILSTFTSSSPKLFKSFLRANPKAEMFTAGRSSREIIDLANFFVDYVRREHPLKEARGALAEQMIREVDKGSFPANPEVETYGIKTFMEETEDKELERMGSFIEVFSKKYPDKKAAVLFPKNFQIEKAGRVLKKKQVKFQVLADISENLLETLEFMGDLLAFLSKPFDNRRLVTLIQGHLMESIEEDEFNEFISYLRGIDLEKIFYRRDELTIPEKFISASWWKIFEKNLKKIKLLLEFPQNSLEKLLLFIGDIYSFEADQLLLIEKISLDLKRIFKLNPRWTLFDLSLEMKKSRGSEFTYLAKAVESETEEIPTPKYNITLTTYHKSKGMEWDMVWLFNVNSDSFPVYLSDNDYGRQQYLKEPYVYPGDYLEEEFRKTFINKEYKNITLKRKSERISESIRLLYVGITRAKEYLVISCNEGSDTFYFREISRLIEEGQKRYERRKKG
- a CDS encoding transporter substrate-binding domain-containing protein, translated to MKKIITFISLLFLISLSSFAQKKPLVVGMELAYPPFEMTDEKGNPTGISVDMAKALGEYLGREVIIENMSFGGLIPALKTKKVDIILSSMTITEQRKKSINFSDPYAKSYLTLLVNKKSPVKRPSDLNTRGVNIAVKKGTTAHVIATQYFPKANIMVFEKESVCVLEVTQGKADAFIYDPLTVFKNWKKNPDTTRPIFDQFQKDVEYWGVGYRHGEEALGKEINGFIKEFKENGGFDKLAEKYLTEQKKAFDEKGLPFFF
- a CDS encoding amino acid ABC transporter permease codes for the protein MKNTLKNSKKQCKDKKLKVNLKKIFFRENRDIEASKTVEIINILIILAVIFAVFNYAFGRLEYNYMWKETIVDYRYKFVKGFSITVAISFFSLFCSLIIGTLMAMGQRTTFLPVYYFSKFYVEFIRGTPLIVQIYLFFYVVGTAFNIGDRYIMGILIMASFSGAYVAEIIRSGIESIGASQLETAKALAFTPFQTYVYIILPQVIKRITPPLAGQFASLIKDSSLLSIIAVNEFTKNVQEVDSLTFAPVENYFILAVGYLILTYPISHYSKFLERKFSYES
- a CDS encoding amino acid ABC transporter ATP-binding protein, which gives rise to MNLNIKNLTKVYGEQTVLDNLCLNLKDVHSLVIIGPSGGGKSTLLRILAGLEPPENGSININSETVPSEEKELRDYRKGVGVVFQAFNLFPHLSAIENITLPLVKVHKLSEKEAKNRAVALFEKFQLEEHLEKKPSQLSGGQQQRVAIIRAMALDAKFLLLDEPTSALDPALTSEVLDTILTLRREKKDLVLITHEMGFAKNVADHIIFVDQGKVLEQGLPEDILVNPKTDELKAFLGKTLKY
- a CDS encoding GIY-YIG nuclease family protein, producing MGKKVPYHIYIIRCQDSSLYTGIAREWHKRYIEHLEGRGAKYTRSHKPQVIEGVWEAFGRSEASKVECFIKSISKNKKESFLKGSEDLIREVFERFQIEIRKIEHEFVQEHV
- the pdhA gene encoding pyruvate dehydrogenase (acetyl-transferring) E1 component subunit alpha; the encoded protein is MLTEIYDPLKGEMFQVMDQTGKIVNQDYMPEISDELILKMYRTMMLSRTQDEKSLQYQRQGRMLTFAPSMGQEGVQVASAAAIEKKDWVASAFRENATWLWLGQPMENLFLYWIGSEDGSKMPEGVNLLPIAVPIGTQCNHAVGIGMSIKYRKQNSVVLAFIGDGGSSEGEFYESINYAGAMNTPNIFIIQNNQFAISTPRALQTKAKTLAQKGVAAGIPCIQVDGNDIFAVYAAVKEAVEKGRNGEGPTLIEAVTYRIGPHTTADDPTIYRTDEYHQEMLKTDPLIRTKNYMVEKGIWSEEKESALKKELENFVEETFKKIEQTPETPLEDIFKYTYAEMTENLKDQYEEYKEFLQRGDK
- a CDS encoding alpha-ketoacid dehydrogenase subunit beta → MAVLNNIEALNQALMQMMEIDDTIIVFGEDTGFEGGVFRATKELQKKFGKERCFDTPLTEAGIVGSGIGMAVTGLKPVAEIQFQGFVFPAMNQIMIHAARMRNRSRGRFTVPMVIRMPYGGAVRALEHHSESIEALFAHIPGLKVVIPSNPYDTKGLMISAIKDPDPVIFLEPKRLYRAFKQDIPDEIYEVPIGKARVLQEGEDITVVAWGAMIPECQKAMVILKESNISVELIDLRTVSPIDRETIAESVKKTGRFLVVHEAVKSFGAGAELISIVNEKAFLSLEAPPSRLTGFDVTVPLAKGEHHFIITPEKIRNKVMELINF
- a CDS encoding dihydrolipoamide acetyltransferase family protein yields the protein MYHFKFADIGEGIHEGKLLEWMVSEGDSVKNGDSLFLVETDKVNAEIPSPVKGVVAKLMAQVGDIIKVGDVIVDIEEEGSLQEAEPQKKELEEKPGKPLEKETKSETFDTAEKKSSKKSQEKKEKTEEKGSGVVGEITVSNDLIPSFSEGKSEKTAIRKKVLATPVARKMAKDMGVDISLVKGSGTMGRVMKEDIKSFHSLESSKKTTVPDTPVQAAPENGSIEEVELSGIRKTISRAMANSKQIIPHTVLMDEFDVSPLVEFRKEFKEEALLQGVKLTYMPFIIKAVTISLKEFPIFNCVYDHENEKLLLKKFYNIGVATDTPEGLMVPVVKGTDHIGLLESAKEMNRLIEAARNKKLTLDDIQGGTFSITNYGAIGSLFGTPIIKHPQVAILGVGRINKKPVVSEKGNIEVRYIMPISLAVDHRIIDGADAGRFAERLKQLLSNPKLLLMS
- the lpdA gene encoding dihydrolipoyl dehydrogenase — protein: MEYDIIVIGGGPGGYVAAIKAAQMGSKTAIIEMGSFGGVCLNWGCIPTKTLLKSAKIYQYILHSSKFGIDIDNISKVSINWKNMLQRKKDVVEKLTSGVEFLLKNNKIDIYQGFGKVIDKNSIEVNGKKLTCKNLILSTGSSPNIPDIPGIKEGLDSGFVITSKEALELPEIPKQLVILGGGVIGVEFATLYSSLGTKVTIVQNMDRILEFMDHDVINEMESILLNLGVDILYNTSIVKLNGSTITVKSNENEQSFTADKLLISIGRYANMKGLENLNLETYRRGVKTNDKQETNIPGVYAIGDLNGVFNLAHVASAEGIIAVENIMGEDKKIDYRKAPNCIYSFPEMAAVGYNEVDARNKFKDIIVSKLPLSANGKALAEGESTGFIKIIAEKEYGEIIGVHIIAPTATDMVSEIVTTMELEGTIYDISRVIHPHPTISELVMEAAHKAIYKNTKN